The Flavipsychrobacter sp. genome contains the following window.
AGTAGAAGACATGCTAGCTCTTAATACGTTGTGGTGACCTACAGTACCTGTTTGACCAGCTTGGATGTGTTGTGCATCATCTTCAACTAAGTATACAGCTACTTTGTAAGTACCACTAGCAGCAGCGTAGAACATAGTTTTAGTAACTACTTCAACATCGTTACCAGTGATCTTGTAAGTCATGCCAGTTGCAGCAACAACAGGCGCAGCAGCGTGAGTAGCAACAGCAGCATTCACGTCAGTTTTAGTACCAGCAGTATTAACGCTACCACCAGAAGTGTTAGCTTTACTGTGGTCAAAGAAGTTAACAGAGAAAGTAGGGTAACCGCTACCACCAATTACACCTGCAAAGTTTGCAGCAGTTTGGTTGTAGAAATCAGTGTTATCCCAGCTTGAGCTACTAGAAGAGTAGTAAGAAACAGGGAATGCATTGTTAGCACCAGCAGTAATCACATCATTATATAATGTCCAACCCCAAGATCCGCAAGGACCACACCATGTAGCAGTCATTTTACCGATCATAGATACATTCTTCTTCTCAGGAGTTTGTGCATCAGCGCTAGATAATGTAGCACCAGCTAATAAAAGTAGAAGTAATTTTTTCATTCTTTAAGTTTTAAGAATTTGACAATTAATGTTATCGTAGTTACCAAATATAATAATATTTTAACGATATAGCCAATTTTATTTTAGGTTTTATAAGTTTTTCTTTGATATTTATAAATTGCTTATAGTAGCCTCTATTCTACCTTTTGTAGCCTCTAGGCCAATATATTCAGCTATCTCAAATACACCAGGTCCATATTTACCTCCTACTAGCATTATACGTAATGGTAGCATTAAACTGCCTTTCTTAATATTCAAGGATGTAGCCATTTCACTAAAGTTCTCTTCAATACTACCAGCATCCCACTGTTTTATATTGTCTATTTGCGCTAGCCAGCTATTAAAAAAGTTGGTGTGATCATCACTCCATTTGCTCTTAATAGTTTCTACGTCAACTGTTTCCGGATTTTTGAAGAAGAAATGGGCTTGTTGCCAAAAGTCGGTCAACAAGTGGCAGCGTTCTTTTACCAATGCTACTACTTTTGTTAGATAGTCCTCATCTACCGTTATACCTTGCTCTACAAAGTAAGGCTTTACCAGTTGAGCCAATATATGATTGTCTGACTTTAATATATATTGTTGGTTATACCATTTGGCTTTTTCATAGTCAAATTTAGCACCGCCTTTATGAATACGGTCTGTACTGAATTTCTCTATAAGTTCTTCCATAGAGAAAAGCTCTTGTTCTGTCCCATCGTTCCAACCCAACACTGCTAGTATATTCACAAAAGCTTCCGGTAAAAACCCTTTCTCTTTAAAACCTTCAGAAAAGTCCCCCTTTTCCTTGCTGCCCCAGTTCATAGCAAACACAGGGAATCCTAGTCTTTCACCATCTCTTTTACTTAACTTGCCATTACCATCGGGTTTTAAGATCAATGGTAAATGCGCCCATTTAGGCATAGCATCTTCCCAGCCTAAGTATTTCCATAAAAGGATATGTATTGGAGCACTTGGCAGCCATTCTTCTCCCCTAAAAGCGTGCGTTATTTTCATTAAGTAATCATCTACAACAACGGCTAGGTGATAAGTAGGCATGCCATCACCCTTCAGAATTACTTTATCATCTACCACATTAGTATCATGAGCTATGTCTCCACGAATCATATCGGTAAAACGTACGGTTTCGTTCTCCGGAACTTTTATACGAACGACATGAGGTGTGCCATTTTTTATTAGTTCATTTACTTCCTCTTTTGGTAAAGAAAGTGAGTTACGCATTTGCATGCGAGTATGTCTATCGTATTGAGGGTTTGGATTTTCTTTACTGCGTAGCTTGTTGCGCATAGCCTCAAGCTCTTCTGGCGTGTCAAAAGCATAATATGCATTCCCCTCTGCTATAAGCTGCTCAGCATATGGTCTGTATATCTCTTTTCTTTCACTCTGCTTATAAGGGCCGTAATCTCCGCCATGTCTTACACTTTCATCGGGAGTTAGACCACACCAGTCCAAACAATTGAAAATATAATCTTCGGCACCTTCTACAAACCTGGTTTGGTCGGTATCTTCAATACGTAATATGAATTTGCCATTATTGTGTTTAGCAAAAAGGTAATTGTATAGAACGGTACGTACACCGCCTAAGTGTAGGCCTCCGGTTGGGCTAGGCGCAAATCTTACTCTTACTTCGTTAGTCATAGACTGCAAAAGTAAGTTTTATCGCTTTTTAGCCAATCTTTAATGAAGCTATTTATTGAGTGAAAATTTTGTCGTGCAGCGCCTTTACTTTGTCCTTCTTAAAGGTCATATCATCAATAGTACTTACCCATTTTATTTTGCGTATAGCATTGGTAAGAAAGATACCGTCCGCAGCTTTAAGTTGTGCTCTTGTAAGCGGCTCTTCTTTTATGTTGATACCAGCCATTGGAAGTTGCTCGAGCAAGTATTGTCGCATAACACCTGCAATACAGCCTTCGCTAAGTGGTGGTGTATAAATAGTATCTCCTTTGATCCAAAAGATGTTAGCTATTGTAGATTCAATAATGTTTCCACTGATATTGCAAATAAGAGCATCGTCAAATCCTTTTTTGTCGGCTTGTCTTGCTGCTATAGAATAAATGAGGGCGCTACAAGATTTAAGATTGGCAAGAGAGTCATTACTTTTTTGCAATCCTTCAGCTATTGATAATCTTACACCTGTTTCGTTGAGTTCTGTTATCTGCTCCTTTTCAGGTGTAACCACTATTACAAACTCTGTCCAAGCATTATGGCCATCGTATAAGCCTCCTTGCCCGGCATATATTTGCAGGCGTACTCTACAGAGCTTTTCTAGTTTATTTTTCTTTACGGTCTTTTTTATCTCTGCTTCCAGCCAGTTAGCATCCATTATTTCCGGCATAATAAGCTCTAGCTGCTCTACGGCACCAAATAGTCTTTTCCAATGGTATTCTTTAAGCTGGATAACACCACCTCTGAAAAGCATAGTTTCAAACACACCATAGCCAAACCTGAAAGCACGGTTGTTATAAGGAACTTTAGCAGAAGTCTCTTTTACTATCTGCCCATTTACATTGACATATCTCAATACTACTGGGTTTCTTAAATTTTCTAGTTACTTCAAACAATCATTGTATTTTTACTCCAAACATTCTTCTATGATTTTCGAACAACCTGTTTCGGTACAATGGATCGCTGACTTTATCGGTGCTAAGCTTATAGGCAATACGGCAAATACGGCTACAGGCATTAACGAGATACATAAAGTTACTCATGGAGATGTATCTTTCGTAGACTTTGAAAAATATTTTAATGCATGTTTAACTTCTGCAGCTACAATTATAATAATAAATAAAGAAGTAGACTGCCCTGAGGGTAAAACTTTACTTATTCATGACGACCCTTTTAGCGCCTATGTCAAAATAGTGACGCATTTCAGGCCTTTTGAGCAGGCTAACAAAATGATAAGCGATACAGCACAAATAGGAGAAGGAACCATTTTGCAGCCCAATGTGTTTGTAGGTAATCATGTTACAATTGGTAAAAACTGTATTATTCATCCAAATGTGACTATATATGACCATAGTGTGATAGGCGATAACGTTATCATACATGCAGGTACTATTATTGGAGCGGATGCTTTTTATTTTAAACGTAGAAAAGAACGTAATGTGCAGTATGACAAAATGGAAAGTTGTGGTAGAGTGATCATACATAGTGACGTAGAAATAGGAGCAGGCTGCACTATAGATAAGGGAGTGAGTGGAGATACTATTATAGGACAGGGTACAAAGTTTGATAATCATATACATATTGGGCATGGCGCTGTGATAGGCAAAAACTGTCTATTTGCAGCACAGGTAGGTGTAGGAGGTAAGGCAATAATAGAAGATGAAGTGATACTATGGGGACAAGTAGGTGTAAGTAAGGACCTAACTATAGGTAAGGGAGCTATAGTATATGCGCAAAGTGGTGTTCCGCAGAGTATAGAGGGGGGTAAAAACTATTTTGGTAGTCCGGTAGATGAAGCCAGAACTAAGATGAGAGAACTCAACTTCACTAAGAGATTACCTGAAATATGGGAAAAGCTGATGGCCTTGACTAAGTAGCTTTAAATTCTTTCTTTGGATTTTCAGGGAGTTTTTTCCATTCTTTTTTGAGTAGGCCTGTAATTACAAGGTCTTCAAATCTGCCATTTACAATGGTGCCGTCACGTATTACGCCTTCTAGCTTGCAACCAAGCCTGTCGGCTACTTTTGCACTACGTTCGTTTTGCGGTATAAACTGGATCTCGATTTTATTCAGCCCTACTTTATTGAAAAGGAAATCGACAAACCTAAGTAGGCATGCTGATATAATGCCCTTCCCTTCATATTCTTTACTGATCCAATAACCTATTTGTGCTTTTTTGAGGGTATGATCCCAAGCGTGCATACCTATACCGCCTATTATCTCACGTTTATGAAAGATACCTAGCGCTAATGCTTCCTGCTTGTTTTGGTGACTGATATATTGTTGCAAGAACTGAATGGAATGTTCAGGCTTTGTAGTGCTATCTACCCATGACAGCCATTTGCGTAAATGACTACGTGAGGCATCTACGGCTTTAAATAGCATAGCTGCATCATCCAGTTCATAGGAGCGTAATAATATATTTTCGTCTATCAGTATAGACACCATAAGAAGCTCAATTTAAGCAATTAGTGTTTAAAATGACGTGTTTTCGTCATTACTAATGCCATATTGTGGTCTTTACAGTATTGTATGGTGTCTTTATCTCTGATAGAACCACCTGGCTGTACAATTGCTGTAATACCTGCTTCATGTGCCATGCGGGCACAGTCGTCGAATGGGAAGAATGCATCAGAAGCCATAACAGCCCCTTCAAGTGAGAAGCCAAATTGCTTCGCTTTCTCTATTGCTTGTCTTAGTGCATCTATACGACTAGTTTGGCCACAGCCTTTACCTATTAATTGCTTGCCTTTTACTAATGCAATAGCATTTGATTTTAAGTGCTTGCAAGCTATGTTGGCAAATAGCAGGTCTTCATTTTCTTGTTCTGTAGCAGCTCTGTCAGCAGCGTTTGTCCACTCTGCATAGTTAGTGCTATCGCTATCTTGAGCTAATACACCGTTAAGTATACGTTTGAATTCACGTTTAGGAACGTGCTGCTCTTTTTGTAGGAGTAGAATGCGATTTTTCTTGCTCTTTAGTATCTCTAAAGCATCAGTATCATAAGCTGGTGCAATAAGAATTTCGAAGAAAAGCTCGTTTATCTTTTCTGCTACTTCTTTGTTGATAGTTTGGTTGGTAGCTAGTACGCCGCCAAATGCACTTTCTGAATCGCCTGCTAAAGCAGCATCCCATGCATCTGACACGTTATCACGCTCTGCTATACCGCAAACGTTTGTGTGTTTGATAACGGCAAAAGTAGGCTTAGCAAATTCTGCTATAATGCCACAGGCAGCATCTACGTCTACAAGATTGTTGTAGGATAGCTCCTTACCGTTTAATTGGTCAAACAACTCATCGATAGCACCATAGAAGGCTGCATTTTGATGAGGGTTCTCGCCGTATCTTAAAGAGTTTTTGTTGTTGATGGAAAGTTGGTATGCCGCAACGTTTTCTTCCGTTTGGTTGAAGTAGTCTGCAATGGCTACGTCATAATGCGCACATTCAGTGAATGCCTCAGCTGCCATTTTTCTACGGTCTTCTATACTTGTCTCACCGCTCTTCTCATTGAGTAGGTTTAGTAAGTAATCATACTGGTTGCGAGAAGAAATGATATTAACGTCCTTATAGTTTTTACCTGCAGCACGTATCAGAGATACACCGCCTATATCTATCTTTTCAATGATAGTTGCTTCTTCACTTGTGTTTTTCACTGTTTCCTCAAAAGGATAAAGATCTACGATCACTAGATCGAATAGAGGAATTTCGTACTCATTAATATGTTCTTGGTCTTGCGTATTGTCTCTACGAGCCAAAATGCCACCAAAAACTTTTGGGTGTAACGTTTTTACACGACCTCCAAGAATAGAAGGGTAGCTGGTAACACTTTCTACTGCAACACATGGTATATCAAGGCCTTCTATAAAAGATTGAGTGCCTCCTGTAGAGTATAG
Protein-coding sequences here:
- a CDS encoding Omp28-related outer membrane protein, encoding MKKLLLLLLAGATLSSADAQTPEKKNVSMIGKMTATWCGPCGSWGWTLYNDVITAGANNAFPVSYYSSSSSSWDNTDFYNQTAANFAGVIGGSGYPTFSVNFFDHSKANTSGGSVNTAGTKTDVNAAVATHAAAPVVAATGMTYKITGNDVEVVTKTMFYAAASGTYKVAVYLVEDDAQHIQAGQTGTVGHHNVLRASMSSTTWGEQIATGTIAANSDYSKTFNFTVTDTKWDKTKLKPIAIIYKVNGTKHDYVNGTEHYSFPTSVATVNNVQNVAVYPNPATTQATISFDAAKATTASVIVTDAMGRQVYNSGSLNVSNGRTIHTINTANIAAGIYNVTIASEEGTSTQRLSVTK
- the gltX gene encoding glutamate--tRNA ligase codes for the protein MTNEVRVRFAPSPTGGLHLGGVRTVLYNYLFAKHNNGKFILRIEDTDQTRFVEGAEDYIFNCLDWCGLTPDESVRHGGDYGPYKQSERKEIYRPYAEQLIAEGNAYYAFDTPEELEAMRNKLRSKENPNPQYDRHTRMQMRNSLSLPKEEVNELIKNGTPHVVRIKVPENETVRFTDMIRGDIAHDTNVVDDKVILKGDGMPTYHLAVVVDDYLMKITHAFRGEEWLPSAPIHILLWKYLGWEDAMPKWAHLPLILKPDGNGKLSKRDGERLGFPVFAMNWGSKEKGDFSEGFKEKGFLPEAFVNILAVLGWNDGTEQELFSMEELIEKFSTDRIHKGGAKFDYEKAKWYNQQYILKSDNHILAQLVKPYFVEQGITVDEDYLTKVVALVKERCHLLTDFWQQAHFFFKNPETVDVETIKSKWSDDHTNFFNSWLAQIDNIKQWDAGSIEENFSEMATSLNIKKGSLMLPLRIMLVGGKYGPGVFEIAEYIGLEATKGRIEATISNL
- a CDS encoding aminotransferase class IV, producing the protein MRYVNVNGQIVKETSAKVPYNNRAFRFGYGVFETMLFRGGVIQLKEYHWKRLFGAVEQLELIMPEIMDANWLEAEIKKTVKKNKLEKLCRVRLQIYAGQGGLYDGHNAWTEFVIVVTPEKEQITELNETGVRLSIAEGLQKSNDSLANLKSCSALIYSIAARQADKKGFDDALICNISGNIIESTIANIFWIKGDTIYTPPLSEGCIAGVMRQYLLEQLPMAGINIKEEPLTRAQLKAADGIFLTNAIRKIKWVSTIDDMTFKKDKVKALHDKIFTQ
- a CDS encoding UDP-3-O-(3-hydroxymyristoyl)glucosamine N-acyltransferase, which translates into the protein MIFEQPVSVQWIADFIGAKLIGNTANTATGINEIHKVTHGDVSFVDFEKYFNACLTSAATIIIINKEVDCPEGKTLLIHDDPFSAYVKIVTHFRPFEQANKMISDTAQIGEGTILQPNVFVGNHVTIGKNCIIHPNVTIYDHSVIGDNVIIHAGTIIGADAFYFKRRKERNVQYDKMESCGRVIIHSDVEIGAGCTIDKGVSGDTIIGQGTKFDNHIHIGHGAVIGKNCLFAAQVGVGGKAIIEDEVILWGQVGVSKDLTIGKGAIVYAQSGVPQSIEGGKNYFGSPVDEARTKMRELNFTKRLPEIWEKLMALTK
- a CDS encoding GNAT family protein, with the translated sequence MVSILIDENILLRSYELDDAAMLFKAVDASRSHLRKWLSWVDSTTKPEHSIQFLQQYISHQNKQEALALGIFHKREIIGGIGMHAWDHTLKKAQIGYWISKEYEGKGIISACLLRFVDFLFNKVGLNKIEIQFIPQNERSAKVADRLGCKLEGVIRDGTIVNGRFEDLVITGLLKKEWKKLPENPKKEFKAT
- the purH gene encoding bifunctional phosphoribosylaminoimidazolecarboxamide formyltransferase/IMP cyclohydrolase, which translates into the protein MNRTIKSALVSVFYKDGLEPIVRKLHELGVTLYSTGGTQSFIEGLDIPCVAVESVTSYPSILGGRVKTLHPKVFGGILARRDNTQDQEHINEYEIPLFDLVIVDLYPFEETVKNTSEEATIIEKIDIGGVSLIRAAGKNYKDVNIISSRNQYDYLLNLLNEKSGETSIEDRRKMAAEAFTECAHYDVAIADYFNQTEENVAAYQLSINNKNSLRYGENPHQNAAFYGAIDELFDQLNGKELSYNNLVDVDAACGIIAEFAKPTFAVIKHTNVCGIAERDNVSDAWDAALAGDSESAFGGVLATNQTINKEVAEKINELFFEILIAPAYDTDALEILKSKKNRILLLQKEQHVPKREFKRILNGVLAQDSDSTNYAEWTNAADRAATEQENEDLLFANIACKHLKSNAIALVKGKQLIGKGCGQTSRIDALRQAIEKAKQFGFSLEGAVMASDAFFPFDDCARMAHEAGITAIVQPGGSIRDKDTIQYCKDHNMALVMTKTRHFKH